In the genome of Candidatus Zixiibacteriota bacterium, one region contains:
- a CDS encoding prepilin-type N-terminal cleavage/methylation domain-containing protein — MQLSLVRREYRGFTLVELVIMIVVIGILATIATREMSGTIEDAHWENTKKELDQLAFAIVGNPDIYVGGARSDFGYVGDVGGLPSDLNALVTNPGSYATWDGPYADSGTSGTEHLSDAWGTAYTYTDTLLRSTGSGSNIDKLLANSSSDLLSNTISGTIVDAGRDIPGSVYRDSLQVRLTYPNGSGGSTTAIVNPSSDGWFSISSIPVGNRTLQVIYIPNSDTATYAIGVLPGRTARLDIVFPADLW, encoded by the coding sequence ATGCAACTAAGCCTGGTAAGAAGAGAATATCGCGGTTTCACTCTCGTCGAACTGGTGATAATGATTGTTGTCATCGGTATCCTGGCGACTATCGCTACCCGCGAGATGTCGGGGACTATTGAAGACGCGCATTGGGAAAATACCAAAAAGGAACTAGACCAACTGGCGTTTGCCATTGTTGGTAACCCTGATATCTACGTCGGAGGGGCGCGGTCAGATTTTGGTTACGTGGGTGATGTCGGAGGTTTGCCCTCTGATTTGAACGCGCTTGTTACCAATCCTGGTAGCTATGCCACCTGGGATGGCCCGTATGCAGATTCCGGGACCTCCGGGACAGAACATCTGAGCGACGCCTGGGGAACTGCCTATACCTACACTGATACGCTTCTAAGATCAACGGGGTCGGGGTCCAATATCGATAAACTCCTGGCCAACTCATCATCGGATTTGCTATCCAACACGATCTCCGGAACTATCGTTGACGCCGGTCGCGATATCCCCGGCAGTGTCTATCGCGACTCACTTCAAGTGCGTCTCACCTACCCTAATGGCTCTGGAGGTTCAACAACAGCAATAGTTAATCCGAGTTCCGACGGGTGGTTTTCTATCTCGAGTATTCCTGTCGGCAACCGGACCTTGCAGGTCATTTATATCCCCAACTCTGACACTGCGACTTACGCTATTGGCGTGCTACCGGGACGGACGGCCCGGTTGGACATCGTTTTCCCGGCCGATCTATGGTAG
- a CDS encoding prepilin-type N-terminal cleavage/methylation domain-containing protein, producing the protein MPLISGKYQASGRHLVAENGFSLIELVIVIVVLGILLSMAMQSMEGLVKDARYTKNEREMEMLAHAIVGDPGMASGAGRTDFGYVGDVGAFPANLQALYQDPGLGTWDGPYLPPGMTEDSTGFKLDEWGTAYTYSGGITITSTGSGTTISKKIADATDDYLLNTVNGTIKDANDSVPGTIYADSVNIEITIPNGAGGATLKTYHPDSAGAFTLDSLPAGTHSLEIIYVPSVDTLHRYLTVLPRHQGQKSYVFASAHFGGGGGGGGGSGVETLRPTGNGSLTNLLDESCSNNWQCVDEVTSDGDGTYVKGEGSGWNVDTYETANHSVGTGTVDSIVVYVKAKGNGGGKKARTAIRIGGSTYTGSQNNTTGSYVDYSTTYQTNPSTSAAWTWTDIDNLEIGVDLKKVTICTQVWVEVYYTY; encoded by the coding sequence TTGCCACTGATCTCTGGTAAATATCAAGCTTCGGGAAGACATCTCGTCGCCGAAAACGGCTTCAGCCTGATCGAGCTGGTTATAGTCATTGTCGTGCTGGGGATTCTGTTGAGTATGGCGATGCAATCGATGGAGGGATTGGTCAAGGACGCTCGCTACACGAAAAATGAGCGAGAGATGGAAATGCTGGCTCACGCTATCGTAGGTGATCCCGGCATGGCTAGTGGTGCCGGACGGACCGATTTTGGTTATGTCGGCGATGTCGGGGCGTTTCCTGCCAACCTTCAGGCACTCTATCAGGACCCCGGACTGGGAACCTGGGACGGACCTTACCTGCCGCCCGGAATGACTGAAGATTCAACCGGATTCAAGTTAGACGAATGGGGTACTGCTTATACGTATTCCGGGGGAATAACCATAACCTCGACCGGGAGTGGAACCACAATATCCAAGAAGATCGCTGACGCTACTGATGACTATCTACTAAACACGGTCAACGGGACTATCAAAGATGCCAATGACTCCGTACCAGGAACGATCTACGCAGATTCTGTAAATATTGAGATAACCATCCCCAACGGTGCGGGCGGAGCAACTCTTAAAACATATCACCCCGACTCAGCAGGCGCATTTACGCTTGATTCTCTGCCGGCCGGAACTCATTCGCTTGAGATCATCTATGTGCCAAGCGTAGACACTCTCCATCGGTATCTGACCGTGTTACCACGGCATCAAGGACAGAAATCATATGTATTCGCCTCGGCCCATTTTGGTGGCGGCGGAGGTGGGGGTGGTGGCTCGGGTGTGGAAACTCTTCGCCCAACAGGAAATGGAAGCTTAACTAATCTACTTGATGAGAGCTGCTCCAATAATTGGCAGTGTGTGGATGAAGTAACATCGGATGGGGACGGCACCTATGTGAAGGGAGAAGGCAGTGGTTGGAATGTGGACACCTATGAAACCGCCAATCATTCGGTTGGCACCGGCACTGTAGATTCTATCGTTGTTTATGTCAAAGCTAAAGGTAACGGCGGGGGCAAAAAAGCCAGAACCGCAATACGCATTGGGGGGAGCACTTACACCGGTTCCCAGAATAACACAACCGGTAGTTATGTGGATTATTCTACAACTTATCAAACAAACCCGTCAACATCTGCAGCATGGACCTGGACCGATATTGACAATCTCGAAATTGGTGTTGATCTGAAAAAAGTAACAATTTGTACTCAGGTATGGGTTGAGGTCTACTATACCTATTAG
- a CDS encoding type II secretion system protein GspG, whose amino-acid sequence MKDQTPKPSNGFTLVEVILVVVIMGILASVAMRSIGYIGESARIEETKQEMSALHQAAVGNPDLENNGTRTDFGYIGDVGGLPPDLNALVTNPGSYTTWNGPYIENRFTQITNDYKTDAWGMTYSYSGVTITSTGSDGDIECQLAGSADHLLRNAVAGNVFDLDGTPPGTTYDDSVTIRLTIPNGTGGTTIKSATPDFGGYFSFDSIPIGNHNLDVIYLPDDDTLRRFVSVVPNSSMYSEYRLASNVWYAAGGGGSSEIEFVTDSDTLWTGNCAMLKFWIVNNTGASIAVSSIRLTWSSPTAYYKTVTWNGTTVRDSNPSAASGELSTFSASQTINDSQQIKITVENFKPNSGGSGPPVDMTGASFTIELSDGSSFTFTADLCN is encoded by the coding sequence ATGAAAGATCAGACTCCAAAACCAAGTAACGGTTTCACGCTCGTTGAAGTAATCCTGGTGGTAGTAATCATGGGCATTCTGGCCTCGGTGGCTATGCGCTCAATCGGGTACATTGGCGAGTCTGCGCGTATCGAGGAAACCAAACAGGAGATGAGTGCTCTTCATCAAGCTGCAGTCGGTAATCCCGACCTTGAGAACAACGGCACTCGAACCGATTTTGGATATATCGGTGACGTCGGGGGCTTGCCCCCTGATTTGAACGCGCTCGTAACCAATCCTGGTAGCTATACCACCTGGAACGGTCCCTATATCGAAAATCGATTCACTCAGATTACCAATGACTACAAAACAGACGCGTGGGGCATGACCTATTCCTATAGCGGCGTCACAATCACTTCGACTGGCTCGGATGGCGACATTGAATGTCAACTAGCCGGATCGGCCGACCATCTCCTGCGCAATGCGGTTGCTGGCAACGTCTTCGATCTCGACGGAACCCCGCCGGGCACTACCTACGACGACTCAGTAACTATCAGACTGACTATTCCGAACGGCACAGGCGGCACAACGATCAAAAGCGCCACCCCGGATTTTGGAGGATATTTCTCGTTTGATTCTATCCCTATCGGTAACCACAATCTGGACGTAATTTACCTGCCTGATGATGACACTCTAAGGCGGTTCGTGAGCGTGGTGCCCAATTCATCGATGTATAGCGAGTACCGTCTTGCGTCCAACGTCTGGTATGCGGCTGGCGGGGGTGGTTCCTCAGAAATCGAGTTTGTGACTGATTCCGATACACTGTGGACCGGCAACTGCGCTATGTTGAAGTTCTGGATCGTCAATAACACTGGCGCATCTATTGCCGTAAGCTCTATCCGACTCACATGGTCGAGCCCGACAGCCTACTACAAGACAGTAACCTGGAATGGCACTACAGTGCGCGACTCGAATCCGAGTGCCGCTTCCGGGGAATTGTCCACCTTTTCGGCCAGTCAGACTATCAATGATTCCCAACAGATCAAGATCACGGTGGAGAATTTCAAACCGAACTCCGGAGGAAGCGGACCACCTGTGGACATGACCGGCGCTTCGTTCACGATCGAGCTATCCGATGGATCATCTTTCACTTTTACGGCGGACCTATGCAACTAA